From Draconibacterium halophilum, one genomic window encodes:
- a CDS encoding SIR2 family NAD-dependent protein deacylase, with translation MELLLKESAKIIKKSNYTIAFTGAGISVESGIPPFRGEYGLWNKYRPQVLDLSYFLNYPGNCWGYIREIFYDFFADAKPNDAHRVLANMERNKLLNAIVTQNIDNLHYDAGNNTVHEFHGNSKKLICLKCGQVYDVNDIDFENIPPKCVNDNEILKPNFIFFGEGIPQEAYSNSFAAAQKAEVCIIVGSTGEVTPASYVPRTAKQAGATIIEINPEETVFTSVITDIHLKGKAAEILNQLGKLLF, from the coding sequence ATGGAATTGCTTCTTAAGGAATCAGCAAAAATTATAAAAAAATCAAACTACACAATTGCATTTACCGGTGCCGGAATTTCAGTTGAAAGTGGAATTCCTCCGTTCAGAGGAGAATACGGACTTTGGAATAAGTACAGGCCGCAGGTACTGGACTTGAGTTATTTCCTTAATTACCCGGGAAATTGCTGGGGGTATATTCGCGAAATATTTTACGATTTTTTTGCCGATGCTAAACCAAACGATGCACATCGTGTACTGGCAAATATGGAGCGCAATAAATTGTTAAATGCCATTGTTACCCAGAATATCGACAATTTGCATTACGATGCCGGGAACAATACCGTGCACGAGTTTCATGGAAATTCGAAAAAGCTGATATGCCTGAAATGCGGCCAGGTTTATGACGTTAATGATATTGATTTTGAAAATATCCCTCCAAAATGTGTTAATGATAATGAAATTCTTAAGCCCAACTTCATATTCTTTGGCGAAGGAATCCCGCAAGAAGCTTATTCCAATTCGTTCGCAGCTGCCCAAAAAGCGGAAGTGTGCATAATTGTTGGGTCAACCGGCGAGGTAACACCTGCATCGTATGTGCCGCGCACTGCCAAACAGGCAGGAGCTACTATTATCGAAATTAATCCTGAAGAAACCGTTTTTACATCGGTGATTACCGATATTCATTTAAAAGGCAAGGCTGCTGAAATTTTAAATCAATTAGGCAAATTATTGTTTTGA